AACTGAACGTAAAGTCATTCTTCCTAAAGGCAATTGGTATGATTTTTACACTGGTGCACTTGTTGGAAATGGAGAAACTATAACTATAAAATCAAAGCTTGAACAGATTCCTCTCTTTGTGAAAAATGGTGGGATAATACCAATGCTATCATCAAAAGAAGTGACAGATTCGAATAAGCAATCTCTGGAAGTAAGACATTACGGAACAAAAGAAAACACATTCCAAGTATACAACGATGACGGCGAAACTTTTAACTACGAAAATGGAGACAATACGCTTTTAGAGTTGAAAGTAACTAAAGGAAAAGGTGGGGAACTAAGGGGAGAATCGAAATTTATCAATAACAAAAACTATTCTTATGGTAAAGTAAATTGGCTGTGGATGTCAAATTGAACGAATTTTAGAGATTAAAAACTAAACGGTTGCTAATACACGCCCGTAAGCTGTAAAGCCTACGGTACAAGCCAATCACACCACCCAGCGTATGAGCTCGTACCTAGACTGAATCTCTGGTGCTATGCGATGATAATAATCCATCCTACTTTCAAATCCACGTAACCTTAGTTTTTCAAGCCTGATGCTTGTCTTTAATTCCTATAGCTAACATAAGGGCTTTGAGTGATATAAACGCACCCTTTGTTAACAAGGTAGATTTATACTAACCGTTGCCAGTAGTTTTAGAAATTCCGTAACTAAATTTAAAAATCTGTCATATTTCCAAAACTCTTCTCACTAAGTATGTAGAGAGTAATAATGAAAGACATAAAAACCAATGACAGAAACATATGAACAGCTACTTGAGAATAATAAAGAAAAAATTTACAGAATTTGTAAAATCTACGCAGTTTCCCCTTTAGAACCTCAAGACCTTTTCCAAGAGGTAATCTTTGCAATTTGGAAATCTCTTCCAACTTTTAAAGGCAATTCGAGTGTTGACACTTGGATTTACAGAATTACACTAAATGTGTGTCTTCGCTCAAAACAAAAATCAGAGAAAACTTATAACAAGACACTTCAATTAGAATCCATTCAATTCATTCCTATCGAAATTCCTATTGAGAATAATCAACAAGAAAAGTATAATGCTTTGACTTTGTGCATATCAAAATTAAACAATGAAAATCAATCAATCATTATCCTTTATTTAGAAGAATTGAAGTATAAACAAATTGCTGAAATAACCGGATTAACAGAAAATCATATTGCAGTAAAAATGAAAAGAATTAAAAAAATCCTATTGGATTGTATAACTAATAAAATATAAAATTATGAGGAATAGTGAACAGCAAAATATTTGGCAAGACATAAAAAACACTTGGAATGAACAGCCTCAATCCGAAAAAATTAACATTCAAGTATCACAGCTCATAAATGAGTTTAAAAGTAAAGTAAGTCAATTCGAGAAAGATTCGATTAATTCAGACATAGCTGCGTTGAA
This sequence is a window from Arcticibacterium luteifluviistationis. Protein-coding genes within it:
- a CDS encoding RNA polymerase sigma factor, with product MTETYEQLLENNKEKIYRICKIYAVSPLEPQDLFQEVIFAIWKSLPTFKGNSSVDTWIYRITLNVCLRSKQKSEKTYNKTLQLESIQFIPIEIPIENNQQEKYNALTLCISKLNNENQSIIILYLEELKYKQIAEITGLTENHIAVKMKRIKKILLDCITNKI